The segment GTGTCCTTGAAGCAGTAACGAAAGCCGTGGGAATACAATCAGAGATAACACCGATCACACAGCGTGATATGCTTGTGAGACTGGACCGCTTCGGCGTGGATGAAGCACAATACTGGAAAGTGGCATCGACTCTTGAGGGGGAGAACAAAAAGCCCCGCTTCACAGAGGAACTTCGCAAAGTGTCACGAAACCCGGCACTTGTAGCTGCAACTGCATCTGTTCTCCACATCATTGATGAGATCTCATGGGGCCTAATCCCGGAAAATGCCGGACGTAAAGCTGCTTTTTCCATTATGAAAGAACTACCCAAAATGCTTGACATGAGTGTTGCGATGCCGGCAGATGAGATTCTAAACGAGTACAACAGTATTCTTGACAACTGGGTCGTTGCTACCTCCTGGATAGTAAAGAACAGAATGAGCTGAAACACCCTGCTTTTTTTTGGTTCGACATAATCCAACCCGATCTATACGAAACCTTTATCCATTGAACAGGAATATCGTCCACTGCAATAAAGATAATCTTAATCAATATGGAGTCCTCATCATGAAAATACGCGAACTGATCAGCCAGTATTGTGATAAAACCGAGAAAAAAGGAAACGGAATAACAATATATTCAGGTACTGCTACCGAGCCTATAGAGACGCCTGAACTCTTCGCCTATATGGATTTCCTTTCCGATGAACCTTCCAGAAAGATCTGGCACAGTGATGATTACAGGATGTATTTAACACAGATCGACGGAAAGATCACAGTCTATGAACATGTGAGGTTGGCAAACTACAGGATACAGTTACTTGACCTCAAGGAAAAATACGGAGAAAAAAAAGAGATGGAACTGCCAGACCTTGCTGATGCATTTGCATTTGCCAGCCGGGAACACGAGAACGAGACAAGAAAGTCAGGCACCCCATACATATCACATCCAATGGACGTGGCATCCATCCTTCTCAAAGAGAATGCATCACATGAACTTGTTCTGGCAGGATGGCTTCATGACCTCGTTGAAGACACTGATGTTGACATTGAAACGATAAAAAGAAGATATGGAGAGCAAGTCGCTGATTACGTGGATGCTGTTACCGAACCTGAAGAGCTCAGGCAGGCAGCAGACGGGGACAAGACACAGAACTGGAAAGACAGGAAGGAATATACTGTCAGAAAAATGACCAGGGCAAACAGCGAGGTCAAACTGCTCTCATGTGCGGACAAACTTGCCAATATCAGAGACCTTATCAGCGATATAAGAATGGAAGGAGAAGGTTTCTGGGATAAGTTCAATGCACCAAAGGAAGACCAGGAATGGTACTACCGCTCAATACTGGAAGCTTTTGCCACAGGTCCGCAGAACATCAAGGATACCCGTGCATACCGTGACCTCGAGGAATGTGTGGAACAGCTTTTCTGAAAAGAACAAACAATCAGCAACAGATAAACGAACAACCAACGAATCAAAAAGTCTATTTTTTATTAGCCGGACTGTCTTTTCAGGCAGTTCTGGCACTTTGTTCCAGCGCAAGCAGGAATTCGTGTGTCCTTTGTGAGCCAATGAGCAGGTGCTTCCCATTCCTGAATTCCAGCATGATCCCATCGTTGCCGCTTATGTTGTAAGCCTTACCGGTTCTGCCATAGCGTATACCCCAGCCACCATACTCCCGTAGAGCGCTGTAGTGAACAGATTTATAGCTGGTAATATCAGCATATCCGAATTTTTTAAAGGACAAATGGAATGGGAAAAAGCGAACATAAACACCATCATCACGCACCTCGGTCACCAGTTTCATGGAAAAAATGAATAACGGGAACAGGAAACCAAAGATTATTGTCAGGATGATCATAGTGGTATCCGATGCCGGGTTGTTTCCAAAAGGCTGACCAAGAACCAGCTGCTTGTATGCCCCATAGAGTGTTACAACTGCAGGGATAAGTACCAGTGAACTTACCCAGAATTGCCTGAACTTCTGCACTTCCCTGAATTTCGGACTGTTATTAAGCATAATTATCCCATTGTATGACGATATTTACTATTTATTTTCTAAATATCGTCATTTGTATAAATATTTGTTGTATGATAGAAGGCAAAGGAAGAGACAGGAAGAGAAGAAACAGAGGATCCGACTAAAAGAAAGGAGCACAAAAAGAAGGAATTGATAGCTAAAGAATCGATTTCCCAAAATATTTTGATTACTATAAAAACTGGAAATAATTATATTGAATTATACAGACAATGGCAAACAGCTTCGATCCACATGCCACATGAAGCTGAAATATCCTGAAAAACGAAATTCATAAGGAACTCAAATGCCCTCCGACATAACCATCCCGATGCTGCTACTGTCGGTGCTCATCGGATATGCACTGGGAATTGTCTCAGGACTTATCCCCGGCATCCACACGAACAACTTTGCCCTGATGCTGGTGGCACTCTCCCCCATGTTCATGGACAGCGGCATACCGCCGGCATACATAGCTGTCGCGATCCTGGCAAACTCCCTGTCACACACATTCCATGATATAATCCCAGCCGTCTATCTGGGAGCGCCCAACGATGACATGGCACTGGCAGTCCTCCCCGGACATCGACTACTGCTCGAGGGACGCGGTTCTGAGGCCATACGCCTCTCAGCCCTGGGAAGTGCAGGTTCGGTTGCATTCTCCCTTGTGATCGCAGTCCCCCTTGCATTTGCTTTCAGCAGGATCTACCCGGCACTCCAGAACTATCTTGGATTATTCCTTCTGCTAATTTCCATAGCCCTGATCCTGAGCGAGAAAGGAGAATACGTCATAAATCAGGGCTCAATGGCAAAATACAGGTACAAGGCCTACGCGCTCATTCTTTTCATTCTCACCGGCGTCCTCGGGATGTTCGCCTTCAGGATGGAAGCTTCAATGAACCCATTGATCGACTTTGGATCACCATCAATACTCCTCCCGCTTCTCAGTGGCCTTTTCGGTGCATCACAATTACTCATCAGCCTGCTCTCCGATTCCCACATCCCACCCCAGAGATATTCGAAGATAGATCTTCCTGTAAAAAGAATAGTAAGAGGAGTTATCACTGGTAGTGCAGCCGGTTCCGTCGTTGCATGGCTTCCGGGGATTTCTTCATCCATCGCTGCAGTGCTTGCGAGGCTGTTCATCAAAAGCGATTTTGATAGAAAGAAGAACAGAAAGGATCGGGAAAATGA is part of the Methanococcoides methylutens MM1 genome and harbors:
- a CDS encoding HD domain-containing protein, with the translated sequence MKIRELISQYCDKTEKKGNGITIYSGTATEPIETPELFAYMDFLSDEPSRKIWHSDDYRMYLTQIDGKITVYEHVRLANYRIQLLDLKEKYGEKKEMELPDLADAFAFASREHENETRKSGTPYISHPMDVASILLKENASHELVLAGWLHDLVEDTDVDIETIKRRYGEQVADYVDAVTEPEELRQAADGDKTQNWKDRKEYTVRKMTRANSEVKLLSCADKLANIRDLISDIRMEGEGFWDKFNAPKEDQEWYYRSILEAFATGPQNIKDTRAYRDLEECVEQLF
- a CDS encoding DUF6141 family protein → MLNNSPKFREVQKFRQFWVSSLVLIPAVVTLYGAYKQLVLGQPFGNNPASDTTMIILTIIFGFLFPLFIFSMKLVTEVRDDGVYVRFFPFHLSFKKFGYADITSYKSVHYSALREYGGWGIRYGRTGKAYNISGNDGIMLEFRNGKHLLIGSQRTHEFLLALEQSARTA
- a CDS encoding tripartite tricarboxylate transporter permease; translated protein: MPSDITIPMLLLSVLIGYALGIVSGLIPGIHTNNFALMLVALSPMFMDSGIPPAYIAVAILANSLSHTFHDIIPAVYLGAPNDDMALAVLPGHRLLLEGRGSEAIRLSALGSAGSVAFSLVIAVPLAFAFSRIYPALQNYLGLFLLLISIALILSEKGEYVINQGSMAKYRYKAYALILFILTGVLGMFAFRMEASMNPLIDFGSPSILLPLLSGLFGASQLLISLLSDSHIPPQRYSKIDLPVKRIVRGVITGSAAGSVVAWLPGISSSIAAVLARLFIKSDFDRKKNRKDRENESESESGSEYEDEDESDENEGYYRYNDDEFYRDETIESSKEFIVSVSGVNTANAIFGLFALAVIGKTRSGAMVAVEELLQVANLTAQDIILFLLVIATTALLSYFSTIAIGNNIHRMLARLDYSMICISVLLGLALMSLLFTGFFGLLIFVIAIPLGMSASFMKIRKSHAMGVILLPVILYFL